One Halioglobus japonicus DNA segment encodes these proteins:
- a CDS encoding type II secretion system F family protein: MATATGNDLYIWSGTDKNGRNTKGEISASSQAMAKAQLRRQGVVPKSVKKKPKPLFGGKGKPIKPEDIATFTRQLATMMKAGVPLVQSFEIVADGADKETMREMIVAIKNDVASGTGLAPSLEKYPRHFDDLYCSLVASGEESGTLEVMLDRVATYKEKSEALKRKIKKAMTYPLAVIAVAVVVTVILLVKVVPTFAVTFRGFGSDLPAFTLFVLKISEFVQEWWFIFLIACIAAFFAFKEAKFRSVKFAEFLDKMALKAPVIGGIVHDAVIARFSRTLSTTFAAGVPLVDALESTAGAAGNAIYAKAIRQIKDDVTTGTTLYNAIRTTGLFPNLLLQMVSIGEESGSLDEMLDKVADHYEEAVDNAVDNLSALLEPMIMSILGVLVGGLLVAMYLPIFMLGTVI; encoded by the coding sequence ATGGCAACAGCGACCGGAAACGATTTATACATCTGGAGCGGTACCGACAAAAATGGCCGCAATACCAAAGGCGAAATCAGCGCCTCCAGCCAGGCCATGGCGAAGGCACAATTGCGCCGCCAGGGCGTGGTGCCCAAATCTGTGAAGAAAAAGCCCAAGCCGCTCTTCGGTGGCAAAGGCAAGCCGATTAAACCCGAAGACATCGCCACCTTCACCCGCCAGTTGGCAACCATGATGAAGGCGGGTGTGCCACTGGTACAAAGTTTCGAAATTGTCGCCGATGGCGCTGACAAGGAAACCATGCGCGAGATGATTGTCGCGATCAAGAACGACGTGGCATCCGGCACCGGCCTGGCGCCATCCCTCGAAAAGTACCCTCGCCACTTTGACGACCTTTACTGCAGCCTCGTAGCATCCGGTGAAGAGTCGGGCACCCTGGAAGTCATGCTTGACCGGGTCGCCACCTATAAGGAAAAAAGCGAAGCACTGAAACGCAAGATTAAAAAGGCCATGACCTACCCACTGGCGGTGATTGCCGTGGCTGTCGTGGTAACCGTGATTCTGCTGGTCAAGGTGGTGCCGACGTTTGCGGTGACCTTCCGCGGCTTTGGTTCAGATCTGCCCGCATTCACACTGTTCGTATTGAAGATCTCAGAGTTCGTGCAGGAGTGGTGGTTTATATTCCTTATTGCATGTATCGCCGCATTCTTTGCGTTCAAGGAAGCCAAATTCCGCTCGGTCAAATTTGCCGAGTTTCTCGACAAGATGGCCCTGAAAGCCCCGGTGATCGGTGGCATCGTCCACGATGCGGTTATTGCGCGTTTCTCGCGCACGCTGTCGACCACATTTGCAGCGGGTGTGCCTCTGGTCGACGCGCTGGAATCGACCGCTGGCGCCGCGGGCAACGCGATTTATGCCAAGGCCATTCGCCAGATCAAGGACGACGTTACTACCGGTACCACCCTGTACAACGCCATTCGCACCACCGGCCTGTTCCCGAATCTGCTGCTGCAAATGGTCTCAATTGGTGAAGAGTCAGGCTCTCTGGATGAAATGCTCGACAAGGTGGCCGACCACTATGAAGAGGCCGTCGACAACGCGGTGGACAACCTGAGCGCCCTGCTGGAGCCGATGATCATGTCAATCCTCGGCGTGCTGGTAGGTGGCCTGCTGGTTGCCATGTACCTCCCCATCTTCATGCTCGGTACCGTCATCTAA
- the secA gene encoding preprotein translocase subunit SecA has translation MIGNPLKMIFGTRNDRELKRLGKVVKKINALAEDTAALSDEQLKAKTEEFKGRLANGDTLDKILPEAFAVVREAGERVLGLRHFDVQLIGGMALHEGKIAEMRTGEGKTLVATLPAYLNALAGSVHLITVNDYLATRDAAWMGPLYEFLGVSVGVIRSGQLPEQKTAAYSADIIYGTNNEFGFDYLRDNMAFTLGDKMQGNLAFAIVDEVDSILIDEARTPLVISGASEDSSELYKRINKLIPSLQADVEGQSGHFTVDEKARQVELTEDGHEFIEGLLIREGLLQEGDSLYAATNLNLLHHVYSGLRAHAMFQKDVEYIVQEGQVVLIDEHTGRTMPGRRLSEGLHQAIEAKEGVAIQSESQTLASTTFQNYFRLYDKLAGMTGTADTEAFEFRQIYGLEVLVIPTNKKQERKDLNDVVYLSREEKFDAIVADVKDCMEAGAPVLVGTASVETSEELSARFRKSKIQHKVLNAKYHEQEAEIIAQAGRPGVVTIATNMAGRGTDIVLGGNLEAEMTAAGEISDVRKAELKQAWEQRHQQVLEAGGLHILGTERHESRRIDNQLRGRAGRQGDPGVSRFYLSLEDNLMRIFASDRVKNFMQALGMEKGEAIEHRMVTNAIEKAQRKVEGRNFDIRKQLLEYDDVANDQRQIIYEQRNDLLGEADISDTITAIRADVVNEAVDSFIPQMSVEEQWDIPALEKQLEAEFALPLPVQSWLDADDKLHEEALRERIVNEVQAAYEAKCESVGPDMRKIEKQIMLQVLDTLWKEHLATMDHLRQGIHLRAYAQKNPKQEYKRESFALFEDLLSNLKLEVVKFLSHVQIQRQDEAELIERQRREAAEREKLAFQHAEASAMGESEAEEPQAPQQPSTFTREAPKVGRNDPCPCGSGKKYKQCCGKL, from the coding sequence ATGATTGGCAATCCCCTGAAGATGATTTTTGGCACCCGCAATGACCGGGAGCTCAAGCGCCTGGGCAAGGTGGTCAAAAAGATTAATGCCCTGGCCGAAGACACGGCGGCGCTCAGCGATGAGCAGCTGAAAGCCAAGACGGAAGAATTCAAAGGTCGGCTGGCGAACGGCGATACCCTGGACAAGATACTGCCCGAAGCGTTTGCCGTTGTGCGTGAGGCTGGCGAGCGGGTTCTGGGCCTGCGCCATTTTGACGTGCAGCTGATCGGCGGCATGGCGCTGCACGAAGGCAAAATTGCAGAGATGCGCACCGGTGAGGGTAAGACGCTGGTAGCGACCCTGCCGGCCTACCTGAACGCGCTGGCAGGCAGCGTACACCTGATTACGGTCAACGATTACCTCGCCACCCGGGATGCTGCCTGGATGGGGCCCCTGTATGAATTCCTCGGTGTCAGTGTGGGTGTGATTCGCTCCGGGCAGTTGCCGGAACAGAAAACCGCCGCCTATAGCGCCGACATTATCTACGGCACCAACAACGAGTTTGGTTTCGATTATCTGCGCGACAATATGGCCTTCACCCTGGGTGACAAGATGCAGGGCAACCTGGCCTTTGCCATTGTCGACGAGGTGGATTCCATCCTGATCGATGAGGCCCGTACACCGCTGGTGATTTCCGGCGCCTCTGAAGACAGTTCAGAGCTTTACAAGCGCATTAACAAGCTCATTCCTTCGCTCCAGGCTGATGTTGAAGGCCAGTCCGGCCACTTCACTGTGGATGAGAAGGCCCGCCAGGTGGAGCTGACTGAAGACGGTCATGAGTTCATTGAGGGACTGTTGATTCGCGAAGGTCTGCTGCAGGAGGGCGACAGCCTCTACGCGGCCACCAACTTGAACCTGCTGCACCACGTGTATTCAGGCCTGCGTGCCCACGCCATGTTCCAGAAGGATGTGGAGTACATTGTACAGGAAGGGCAGGTGGTGCTGATCGACGAGCATACCGGTCGTACCATGCCCGGCCGGCGCCTCTCTGAAGGTCTGCATCAGGCGATCGAGGCGAAAGAGGGCGTGGCGATCCAGAGTGAAAGCCAGACCCTGGCGTCCACCACCTTCCAGAACTATTTCCGCCTGTACGACAAGCTCGCCGGCATGACCGGTACCGCGGATACAGAGGCCTTTGAATTCCGCCAGATTTATGGTTTGGAAGTGTTGGTCATTCCCACCAACAAGAAGCAGGAACGCAAGGACCTCAACGATGTGGTCTACCTCAGCCGCGAAGAGAAGTTCGACGCCATTGTTGCCGACGTGAAGGATTGTATGGAGGCAGGTGCACCGGTACTGGTAGGTACGGCCTCTGTTGAAACCTCAGAAGAACTGTCGGCGCGTTTCCGCAAATCCAAGATTCAGCACAAGGTACTGAACGCCAAATACCACGAACAGGAGGCGGAAATTATCGCCCAGGCGGGCCGCCCCGGTGTTGTGACCATCGCCACTAACATGGCGGGCCGCGGTACCGACATCGTGCTCGGCGGTAATCTGGAGGCAGAAATGACTGCCGCTGGCGAAATCTCCGATGTGCGCAAAGCCGAGCTCAAGCAAGCCTGGGAGCAGCGTCACCAGCAGGTGCTGGAGGCCGGCGGCCTGCATATTCTCGGCACTGAACGACACGAATCACGCCGTATCGACAACCAGCTGCGCGGCCGTGCCGGGCGCCAGGGTGACCCCGGTGTGTCGCGGTTCTATCTGTCGCTGGAAGATAACCTCATGCGCATCTTCGCCTCTGACCGGGTGAAAAACTTCATGCAGGCCCTGGGCATGGAGAAGGGCGAGGCGATTGAGCACCGCATGGTGACCAACGCGATTGAAAAAGCCCAGCGCAAAGTAGAAGGCCGCAACTTCGATATCCGCAAACAGTTGCTGGAATATGACGACGTCGCCAATGACCAGCGCCAGATCATTTACGAGCAGCGCAATGACCTGCTTGGTGAAGCGGACATTTCCGACACTATTACGGCTATTCGCGCTGATGTGGTGAACGAGGCGGTCGACAGCTTTATTCCGCAGATGAGCGTGGAAGAGCAGTGGGATATTCCAGCCCTGGAAAAGCAGCTCGAAGCCGAGTTTGCGCTGCCGCTGCCCGTGCAGTCCTGGTTGGACGCCGACGACAAGCTTCACGAAGAAGCCCTGCGTGAGCGAATTGTGAATGAAGTTCAGGCGGCCTATGAAGCCAAGTGCGAATCTGTGGGCCCTGACATGCGCAAGATCGAAAAGCAGATCATGCTGCAGGTGCTCGATACGCTGTGGAAGGAGCACCTGGCGACGATGGACCACCTGCGCCAAGGTATTCACCTGCGCGCCTACGCCCAGAAAAACCCCAAGCAGGAATACAAGCGCGAGTCCTTTGCCCTGTTTGAAGACCTGCTTAGCAATCTCAAGCTTGAGGTGGTGAAATTCCTCAGCCATGTGCAAATCCAGCGCCAAGATGAAGCAGAGCTGATTGAGCGGCAGCGCCGGGAAGCTGCCGAGCGTGAAAAGCTCGCCTTCCAGCACGCCGAAGCATCTGCGATGGGTGAGTCCGAGGCGGAAGAGCCGCAAGCGCCGCAGCAGCCCTCCACCTTTACCCGCGAAGCGCCCAAGGTGGGCCGCAATGATCCCTGCCCCTGTGGCAGCGGCAAGAAATACAAACAGTGTTGCGGCAAGCTCTAA
- the coaE gene encoding dephospho-CoA kinase (Dephospho-CoA kinase (CoaE) performs the final step in coenzyme A biosynthesis.), which produces MIVGVTGGIGSGKSAVTSRFEALGITVVDADIAARVVVEPGGAALEAIAQRHGEAILLPDGSLDRAALRKIVFADEAERHWLEALTHPLIGQEIRDQLAAATSPYAILASPLLLETQQKDLTDLIVVVDVPEDIQLSRTVARDNNDEAQVKRIMAAQMSREERVGKADIVIDNSKSLNALDGIVEQLHAQFLAQSA; this is translated from the coding sequence GTGATTGTCGGTGTGACCGGTGGCATCGGCAGCGGCAAGTCTGCCGTCACCTCACGGTTTGAGGCGCTGGGAATAACCGTGGTCGACGCGGATATCGCTGCGCGCGTTGTGGTAGAACCCGGCGGCGCTGCACTCGAGGCCATTGCCCAGCGCCACGGTGAAGCCATTCTACTGCCAGATGGCAGCCTGGACAGGGCAGCGCTGCGCAAGATTGTGTTTGCCGATGAAGCCGAACGCCACTGGCTGGAGGCCTTAACCCACCCCTTGATCGGCCAGGAAATTCGCGACCAGCTCGCCGCTGCCACATCGCCCTACGCTATTCTTGCCTCGCCACTCCTGCTGGAGACGCAGCAGAAAGACCTCACCGACCTCATTGTGGTTGTTGATGTACCGGAAGATATTCAACTGTCGCGTACCGTTGCCCGGGACAATAATGATGAGGCTCAGGTGAAACGGATTATGGCGGCGCAGATGTCGCGCGAGGAGCGTGTGGGGAAAGCGGATATTGTGATCGACAATTCGAAATCACTGAACGCCCTGGATGGTATCGTCGAGCAATTGCACGCGCAATTTCTCGCGCAATCAGCGTAG
- the mutT gene encoding 8-oxo-dGTP diphosphatase MutT — MTEVHVAVGVILDAERNILLTRRAADAHQGGLWEFPGGKVEAGETVQAALSRELAEELGIEVSASEPLIEIRHDYGDKRVFLDVHIVPAFAGQPSGLEQQPMAWVSAAELAGYEFPAANVPIVKAVQAYLR, encoded by the coding sequence ATGACTGAGGTGCATGTCGCTGTGGGCGTTATTCTCGACGCCGAGCGGAATATTCTTCTCACCCGCCGCGCCGCCGATGCCCACCAGGGCGGCCTGTGGGAATTTCCCGGCGGGAAAGTGGAAGCCGGCGAAACTGTACAGGCGGCCTTGTCGCGTGAGCTTGCCGAAGAATTGGGAATCGAGGTCAGCGCTAGCGAGCCGCTGATCGAAATTCGCCACGACTACGGTGACAAGCGGGTCTTCCTGGACGTACATATTGTCCCGGCGTTTGCGGGGCAGCCCAGTGGGCTGGAGCAACAACCCATGGCCTGGGTGTCTGCTGCGGAACTGGCGGGTTATGAATTTCCGGCGGCCAATGTGCCGATTGTTAAGGCAGTGCAGGCCTACCTACGCTGA
- the argJ gene encoding bifunctional glutamate N-acetyltransferase/amino-acid acetyltransferase ArgJ, which translates to MAVGNDTLPKLLPVPGLRLATVSAGVKTPGRKDLVLMELAPGANCAGVFTQNAFCAAPVAVAESHLGASQAQPRYLLVNTGNANAGTGETGLRDARACCAAVAEATGSDAAEVLPFSTGVIGEPLPVEKITAAIPAAVTGLDADGWADAAEGILTTDTRPKGLSVSFNCDGIDYVVTGIAKGAGMIRPNMATMLGYIATDAAVAPELLQRLLSEATDMSFNRVSVDGDTSTNDACVLVATGAAGNAVEQDAGSALALALRDAVQEVAVTLAQALVRDGEGASKFVTVAVEGGLNEQECLDVAFTIAHSPLVKTALFASDPNWGRLLAAIGRAGLAELDVDRVGLYLNDVLIAERGCRAASYTEEQGVAAMAAEDIVIRVCLNRGDAAASVWTTDFSYDYVRINAEYRT; encoded by the coding sequence ATGGCCGTAGGAAACGATACGCTCCCCAAGCTCCTGCCCGTGCCAGGGCTGCGCCTGGCCACGGTATCTGCCGGTGTAAAGACACCGGGACGCAAGGACCTGGTATTGATGGAGCTGGCCCCTGGCGCCAACTGTGCCGGCGTGTTTACCCAGAATGCATTCTGCGCGGCGCCGGTAGCGGTGGCCGAGTCACATCTGGGTGCAAGCCAGGCACAGCCTCGTTATCTGCTCGTTAATACTGGCAATGCCAACGCGGGCACCGGAGAGACTGGCCTGCGTGACGCACGTGCCTGCTGTGCTGCTGTGGCAGAAGCCACAGGGTCAGATGCGGCAGAGGTTTTGCCGTTTTCGACGGGCGTCATCGGTGAGCCGCTGCCGGTAGAGAAAATCACCGCGGCAATTCCCGCGGCGGTAACCGGCCTTGATGCCGACGGCTGGGCCGATGCGGCGGAAGGTATTCTTACTACTGACACGCGGCCCAAGGGTTTGTCGGTGTCTTTCAACTGCGACGGCATCGACTATGTTGTGACCGGTATTGCCAAGGGCGCGGGTATGATCCGCCCCAATATGGCGACCATGCTGGGCTATATTGCCACTGACGCTGCGGTGGCTCCGGAGCTGCTGCAACGTCTGCTCAGCGAGGCGACCGACATGTCGTTCAACCGGGTCTCGGTTGATGGTGATACCTCCACCAACGACGCCTGCGTCTTGGTGGCAACCGGTGCCGCGGGCAATGCTGTCGAGCAAGATGCCGGTTCAGCATTGGCGCTGGCACTGCGCGATGCCGTGCAGGAAGTCGCGGTGACCCTGGCCCAGGCGCTGGTGCGCGACGGCGAGGGTGCCAGCAAGTTTGTCACCGTCGCTGTCGAAGGTGGCCTGAATGAGCAGGAATGCCTGGACGTGGCCTTTACGATTGCCCATTCGCCGCTGGTGAAAACCGCGCTGTTTGCCTCTGACCCCAACTGGGGAAGACTGCTGGCGGCCATCGGACGCGCCGGTCTGGCTGAACTCGATGTGGATCGCGTCGGCCTTTATCTCAATGATGTGCTGATTGCCGAGCGCGGCTGTCGTGCGGCCAGCTATACCGAAGAACAGGGTGTTGCAGCAATGGCGGCCGAAGATATCGTCATTCGTGTGTGCCTGAATCGGGGTGACGCCGCTGCCAGTGTCTGGACCACTGATTTTTCCTACGACTACGTGCGTATCAATGCTGAGTACCGTACCTGA
- a CDS encoding prepilin peptidase, translating into MSEILALHPGLTYTVLLALGLIVGSFLNVVIHRLPIMMESRWRRDCCELLEVEPEKEEPQLTLATPNSHCPACQAPIKPWQNIPVLSYLLLGGSCANCGVRISVRYPIIELLTGLMTLALAWFFPPSPALLGAMLLTWALIALTMIDIDHQLLPDDITLPLMWLGLLFNLCGTFVPIEQAVIGAMGGYLSLWSVYWIFKLLTGKEGMGYGDFKLLAALGAWLGWQMLPLIILLSSVVGAVVGIGLMIARNRGREVPIPFGPYLAAAGWLALIVGDTLNSTLLGVAPQ; encoded by the coding sequence ATGTCTGAAATCCTCGCCCTGCACCCGGGGCTGACCTACACCGTGCTGCTGGCACTGGGTCTTATTGTCGGCAGTTTTCTCAATGTGGTAATTCACCGCCTGCCCATCATGATGGAGTCGCGCTGGCGGCGCGACTGCTGTGAGCTGCTCGAGGTTGAGCCGGAGAAAGAAGAGCCGCAACTCACCCTCGCGACACCCAACTCCCACTGCCCGGCCTGCCAGGCACCGATTAAACCCTGGCAGAATATTCCTGTGCTTAGCTATCTGTTGCTGGGTGGCAGCTGCGCCAACTGCGGAGTGCGCATCTCAGTTCGCTACCCCATTATTGAGCTGCTCACTGGCCTGATGACACTGGCATTGGCCTGGTTCTTTCCGCCCTCGCCGGCACTGCTGGGCGCCATGCTGCTGACCTGGGCACTGATCGCACTCACCATGATCGACATCGATCATCAGTTACTCCCGGACGACATTACGCTTCCACTCATGTGGCTCGGACTGTTGTTTAACCTGTGCGGTACCTTTGTGCCCATTGAGCAGGCCGTCATCGGCGCCATGGGCGGCTACTTGAGCCTGTGGAGCGTCTACTGGATATTCAAACTGCTCACCGGCAAGGAAGGCATGGGCTATGGCGACTTTAAACTCCTGGCCGCCCTCGGGGCCTGGCTGGGCTGGCAGATGCTGCCCCTGATTATCCTGCTATCCTCCGTGGTTGGCGCTGTCGTCGGCATCGGGCTGATGATTGCCCGCAATCGCGGCCGCGAAGTACCCATCCCCTTTGGCCCCTATCTCGCCGCGGCCGGATGGTTGGCGCTGATAGTGGGAGACACGCTTAACAGCACGCTGCTGGGAGTTGCGCCCCAGTGA